A window of Parambassis ranga chromosome 10, fParRan2.1, whole genome shotgun sequence contains these coding sequences:
- the rad9a gene encoding cell cycle checkpoint control protein RAD9A has product MHCVVTGGNVKVLAKAIHSLSRIGDELYVEPQEDGLALRSVNSSRSAYACFLFAPLFFSRYSVPNRNNFRCKMAIKSVQAVFRSLASLEKTVEKCHIELDEQKNRLTFTLHCKHGLLKTHNLSFQDSESLQAVFDKDSCSNVFRAQPRLLVDTVMHFPPSLEEVTVSVSDERMWVRNHVEEEAEQSKAMLTELCLASDEFDHFAIQAHSSVTFCLKELRGLLVFAESTGLPVSIYFDEPGSPVVLSVTDSVLEGNFVLATLTDDPGLRKNSSRRGHTQPPPPPDDFMNDDMDSYLIAMDTSIVPGPSTAGPPTPPLAGSTCSKRPVATNHRTRIHSEEEEEGEEEGDSEKAEDSDRPPNKKFRSLFFGSVLPPSSQMNTQPVVSQEVLASDSEDDSQDE; this is encoded by the exons ATGCACTGTGTCGTGACGGGAGGAAACGTTAAAG TGTTGGCCAAAGCCATCCATTCTCTGTCCCGGATCGGTGATGAGCTGTACGTGGAGCCTCAGGAAGATGGG CTGGCCCTGCGGTCTGTGAACTCCTCTCGGTCGGCATATGCTTGCTTCCTGTTCGCCCCGCTCTTCTTCAGCAG GTATTCAGTTCCCAATAGGAACAATTTCCGCTGCAAGATGGCAATAAAG AGTGTGCAGGCTGTGTTCAGATCGTTGGCATCTTTAGAGAAAACAGTGGAAAAGTGTCACATTGAGCTAGATGAACAGAAGAATCGTCTCACCTTCACCCTGCACTGCAAACACG gcttACTGAAGACACATAACCTGTCTTTCCAAGACAGTGAAAGCTTACAGGCAGTGTTCGACAAAGACAGTTGCTCCAATGTATTCAGAGCCCAGCCCAG GCTGCTGGTAGACACAGTTATGCACTTTCCTCCTTCTCTGGAAGAAGTGACTGTGTCAGTGAGTGATGAACGGATGTGGGTCAGGAACCATGTGGAGGAAGAAGCAG AACAGTCCAAGGCCATGCTGACAGAGCTTTGCCTGGCTTCAGATGAGTTTGACCATTTTGCCATCCAAGCTCACAGCAGTGTCACTTTTTGTTTGAAGGAGTTACGG GGTTTGTTAGTGTTTGCAGAGTCCACAGGTCTCCCTGTTTCTATATATTTTGATGAGCCGGGCAG cccTGTGGTGCTTTCGGTGACAGACAGTGTCCTGGAGGGAAACTTTGTGCTGGCCACACTTACTGATGATCCTGGCCTCAGAAAAAACAGCAGTAGAAG AGGGCACACACAGCCACCACCCCCTCCGGATGACTTCATGAACGATGATATGGACTCCTACCTAATCGCCATGGACACTAGTATTGTACCAGGTCCCTCAACTGCAGGTCCACCCACACCCCCGTTAGCTGGTTCCACGTGTTCAAAACGGCCTGTTGCCACTAACCACAGGACGAGAATacacagtgaggaggaagaggagggggaggaagagggggataGCGAGAAAGCAGAGGATTCAGACAGACCACCGAATAAGAAG TTCCGTTCCCTCTTCTTTGGATCGGTGCTTCCTCCATCTTCTCAGATGAACACTCAGCCTGTAGTAAGCCAGGAAGTGCTGGCCAGTGACAGTGAGGATGACTCCCAAGATGAGTAA
- the tbc1d10c gene encoding ecotropic viral integration site 5 ortholog encodes MLKLSSLAEKSLSDEDSSGSDAGSEVSLEPETDRFGFILTNGSTSGTVGPSPELVRQREAKWINIISHWDRILLKKTSKIKMQCQKGIPASLRAKGWPFLCGAADRMKQNKHLYESLDSQPGLQSWVDVIERDLDRQFPFHEMFLSKDGHGQRGLFRVLKAYTQYQPEEGYCQAQGPVAAVLLMNMPAEEAFWCLVQISEEYLPGYYSPLLEGVLFDAAMLTWVLKKTCPPAHKHLQQHGVEPLMFATDWLMCLFTRHLPFNTLLRVWDLFFCYGVRVLLQVAVVLVRRVLGRPEQRKLCQGQMETLERLRGVREEVQEEDDTFITEVCSVPLSTKDLKKRTEKELEKWRKDRPSSTFDPRGRCHGCRMACERARQREEAREKKEREKGNLAVPLTRSASTLSLSPSLLHKKWRKGGKVTTGDGEKSNKVVRHLSMGAKDDWRSWADLNFKNVQGVQEEEEGVGSDGHKPKNESKLTRKTEQKKCLQEPENTNKTENIPTEHKEESVTIKEQVENVEKEEAELQETEESKMLSETNSATAENILHSTEHKSHHIQEEKEDIMGQSQVLQEQSDKNNKQETSAEHTNEDTEKHEAENDHTAAAEEQPTDILRDANTMVETRVGVDKSVQQVVQADMKPEESTEPENVQQVDEVTGASETRTEKNQDSGNDRDVEASTVKDPTTTAEVILQQAQEEEITDPDDAIQETYHSTESLVETKERDGSHTQTETETDVLAQTQETGEENAATQDKVKADITQTHPEKETQTDEETISLFSSECIQQVTDTKTGDTLKQSTNKILSEPTQEQEELILTVHPDTEKNNEATWDKLMADITQMHPEKETQTDEETLSLLSPACTQQVTDMVMDRLKQSTSEILCQPTQEQEETNLNVHPETEWDNAATQDEVTVDIREKETEEETVSLFSPECIQQVTNTEPDAEVPTEEDKSKALPEPTQENEEIILTVHTETQEETVTCICDETHADETPTKTQVKEEMTDSVTATEKEETSPQTEAQNAHPDGQQIDTSDEHKPSQRPTSQATAGPVQEEESTENVKENTTGQDDVFISAEQTDNQLNDSNSQVQGHFTQNQSEPLIQTSSNRSSRSSGDFCVRKSSSSRGSRLARRLSEDLFTTPQKTVQSQSNPGAVNTTHSAPVVCGPTEMISTPCAEVTEDATGQQEQRHQQADPVKRFGLFRKLKGEHPKNTKAKGKPKMQVPKILIQDFSDETGTGIPIEEKTEEKLSSRERRRRRREQERREKEEERLKRKREKEMEKERDRERRKPQTRGKSFQVQKVKGSDDIAHPGKTLRYSSSYAESYF; translated from the exons TTTCACACTGGGATCGCATCTTATTGAAGAAGACCAGTAAG ATCAAGATGCAGTGTCAGAAAGGGATCCCGGCTTCGCTCAGGGCTAAAGGCTGGCCTTTTCTGTGTGGAGCCGCTGACaggatgaaacaaaacaaacatctatATGAG TCTCTGGACTCTCAGCCGGGTCTGCAGAGCTGGGTGGATGTGATCGAAAGAGACTTGGATCGACAGTTCCCTTTTCACGAAATGTTCCTTTCCAAAGATGGCCATGG GCAGCGTGGTTTGTTCCGGGTGTTAAAAGCCTACACTCAGTACCAACCAGAAGAAGGTTACTGCCAGGCACAGGGTCCAgtggctgcagtgctgctgatgaACATGCCTGCTGAG GAGGCCTTTTGGTGTCTAGTTCAGATCAGTGAGGAATACCTGCCTGGATATTAcagccctctgctg gaGGGTGTTTTGTTTGACGCAGCAATGCTGACCTGGGTTTTGAAAAAGACATGtccacctgcacacaaacatctgcagcagcacgGAGTGGAGCCCCTCATGTTTGCCACAGACTGGCTGATGTGTCTGTTTACACGTCACCTGCCATTCAACACACTCCTCCGAGTGTGggacctcttcttctgttatG GGGTGCGGGTGCTGCTCCAAGTGGCAGTGGTGCTGGTGCGTCGGGTGCTGGGTCGGCCCGAGCAGAGGAAGCTGTGCCAGGGCCAGATGGAGACACTGGAGAGGCTGAGAGGTGTCAGGGAGGAGGTCCAAGAGGAAGATGACACCTTTATAACAGAA gtgtgttCAGTGCCACTATCAACCAAAGATCTGAAGAAGAGGACGGAGAAGGAGTTAGAAAAGTGGAGAAAAGACAGACCCTCATCCACCTTTGACCCCAGAGGTCGCTGCCATGGATGCCGCATGGCATGTGAAAGAGCTCGACAGAGAGAAGAAGCAcgggagaagaaagagagagaaaaggggaacCTGGCGGTCCCTCTCACTCGCTCGGCCTCCACTCTCTCAttgtctccatctctccttcacaAGAAGTGGAGAAAAGGGGGGAAAGTCACCACAGGCGATGGAGAGAAAAGTAACAAAGTTGTGAGGCATCTTTCTATGGGAGCAAAGGATGACTGGAGAAGCTGGGCtgatttaaattttaaaaacgTCCAGGGTGtccaggaagaggaggagggcgtAGGTTCAGATGGACACAAACCAAAGAATGAGTCAAAACTAACAAGAAAAACTGAACAGAAGAAATGTTTACAGGaacctgaaaacacaaacaaaacagaaaatatacCAACAGAGCACAAAGAAGAAAGTGTAACAATAAAAGAACAGgttgaaaatgtggaaaaggAGGAAGCTGAACTCCAAGAGACAGAGGAAAGCAAAATGCTCTCAGAAACAAACTCAGCCACTGCTGAAAATATTCTCCACTCCACAGAACATAAATCTCACCATATtcaggaggaaaaggaggacaTCATGGGCCAATCACAGGTCCTACAAGAACAAagtgacaaaaacaataaacaggaaacctcagctgaacacacaaatgaagacacagagaaacacgaGGCAGAAAATGatcatactgctgctgctgaggagcagcCCACTGACATACTAAGAGATGCAAACACAATGGTGGAGACGAGAGTTGGTGTAGACAAAAGTGTGCAGCAGGTGGTACAGGCAGACATGAAACCAGAAGAAAGCACAGAACCAGAAAATGTACAACAGGTGGACGAAGTCACAGGTGCATCAGAGAcaagaactgaaaaaaatcaggacTCAGGGAATGATAGGGATGTTGAAGCTTCAACTGTCAAAGATCCCACAACAACAGCCGAGGTGATACTGCAACAGGCCCAGGAAGAGGAGATCACAGACCCAGACGATGCAATTCAAGAAACATACCACAGCACTGAGTCATTAGTAGAAACAAAAGAGAGGGACGGGTCCCACAcccaaacagagacagaaactgaTGTACTGGCTCAGACTCAAGAAACGGGAGAGGAAAATGCAGCCACACAGGATAAAGTGAAGGCTgacataacacaaacacatccagagaaagagacacagacagatgaggAAACAATATCACTATTTTCATCTGAATGCATCCAACAAGTTACTGATACAAAGACTGGAGACACATTGAAGCAATCAACTAATAAAATACTATCTGAGCCTACACAGGAACAAGAAGAACTCATTTTGACAGTACACCCAGACACAGAGAAGAACAATGAAGCCACATGGGACAAATTAATGGCTGACATAACACAAATGCACccagagaaagagacacagacagatgaggAAACATTATCACTATTGTCACCTGCATGCACCCAACAAGTTACTGATATGGTGATGGACAGATTGAAGCAATCCACCAGTGAAATACTGTGTCAGCCTACACAGGAACAAGAAGAAACTAATTTGAATGTACACCCTGAAACTGAATGGGACAATGCAGCCACACAGGATGAAGTGACGGTTGACataagagaaaaagagacagaagaagaaacagtgtCACTATTTTCACCTGAATGCATCCAACAAGTTACTAATACAGAGCCTGACGCTGAAGTTCCTACTGAAGAAGACAAATCAAAAGCACTGCCTGAGCCTACgcaggaaaatgaagaaataatcCTGAcagtacacacagagacacaggaggaaACTGTCACATGCATCTGTGATGAAACACATGCAGACGAAACACCAACTAAAACACAAGTTAAAGAGGAGATGACAGACTCTGTAACAGCTacagaaaaagaagagacaTCACCACAGACTGAAGCACAGAACGCTCACCCTGATGGTCAACAGATAGATACCTCTGACGAGCATAAACCCAGCCAACGGCCAACGAGCCAGGCCACTGCAGGTCCTGTGCAAGAGGAAGAAAGTACAGAAAAtgtcaaagaaaacacaacaggacaggatgatgttttcatttctgctgaACAGACAGACAATCAACTTAATGACAGCAACTCACAAGTTCAAGGTCACTTCACACAAAACCAGTCTGAGCCCCTGATACAAACCTCCAGCAATCGCAGCAGCCGGTCTTCTGGTGATTTCTGTGTGCGCAAATCTTCCAGCTCACGCGGCTCCAGACTAGCACGTAGGCTCTCTGAAGACCTCTTTACCACCCCACAGAAAACTGTTCAATCACAGTCTAATCCTGGTGCTGTTAACACAACACACTCTGCTCCTGTTGTGTGTGGTCCAACAGAAATGATCTCAACACCTTGTGCAGAAGTGACAGAGGACGCCACAGGACAGCAGGAACAGCGGCACCAGCAGGCAGACCCAGTTAAACGTTTTGGTCTCTTCCGCAAACTGAAGGGGGAGCATCCCAAAAATACCAAGGCAAAGGGGAAACCCAAAATGCAGGTGCCCAAAATCTTGATTCAAGACTTCAGTGATGAGACAGGGACTGGGATACCAATAgaggaaaagacagaggaaaaactAAGCtccagagagaggagaaggaggaggagggagcaagAAAgaagggagaaagaggaggagaggttaaaaaggaagagagaaaaggagatgGAAAAGGAAAGGGATCGAGAGAGGAGGAAGCCCCAGACGAGAGGAAAAAGTTTTCAGGTGCAAAAAGTGAAGGGCAGCGATGATATCGCTCATCCTGGAAAGACACTCAGATATTCTTCTTCTTATGCTGAATCTTACTTTTGA